From the genome of Arthrobacter alpinus, one region includes:
- the dapB gene encoding 4-hydroxy-tetrahydrodipicolinate reductase has protein sequence MSEMLKVAVLGAKGRMGTAAVAAIGAAQDLELVAALGRGDSLDQLVKLGVQVMVDLTVPDSTEANVRFAVDHGIHAVVGTTGWSAERLGALESLLAHHRQTGVLIAPNFALGSVLATRFATQAARYFDSVEIIELHHPRKVDAPSGTALRTAALVAAARAGAGVADAPDATETELDGARGASVDGIRVHSVRLAGLVAHQEVLLGSPGEQLTIRHDSFNHESFMPGVLLGIRTVGTRPGLTVGLDGYLDLES, from the coding sequence ATGGGAACGGCCGCCGTTGCGGCCATCGGTGCGGCGCAGGACCTGGAGCTGGTGGCAGCCCTGGGCCGTGGCGATTCTTTGGACCAACTAGTGAAACTAGGCGTGCAGGTCATGGTGGATTTGACCGTGCCGGACTCCACCGAAGCCAATGTGCGCTTCGCCGTGGACCACGGTATTCACGCCGTGGTGGGCACCACCGGCTGGAGTGCAGAACGACTGGGCGCGCTGGAGTCGTTACTGGCCCACCACCGGCAAACCGGAGTTTTGATCGCCCCCAACTTCGCACTGGGATCGGTGCTGGCCACTCGCTTCGCCACCCAGGCCGCCCGGTACTTCGATTCGGTGGAGATCATTGAACTGCACCACCCCCGCAAGGTTGACGCTCCCTCCGGCACCGCATTGCGAACCGCCGCGCTGGTGGCCGCCGCGCGTGCCGGCGCGGGTGTCGCGGATGCCCCCGACGCCACCGAAACCGAGCTCGACGGCGCCCGTGGCGCCAGCGTTGACGGCATCCGGGTCCACAGCGTCCGCCTGGCCGGCCTGGTGGCCCACCAGGAAGTGCTGCTGGGCAGTCCGGGGGAGCAGCTGACCATCAGGCATGACTCCTTCAACCACGAATCATTCATGCCCGGAGTGTTGCTGGGCATACGCACCGTGGGCACCCGCCCCGGGCTGACCGTTGGCCTTGACGGCTACCTTGACCTTGAAAGCTAA